In a single window of the Metopolophium dirhodum isolate CAU chromosome 2, ASM1992520v1, whole genome shotgun sequence genome:
- the LOC132938800 gene encoding uncharacterized protein LOC132938800, translated as MRYEINGIEIQKLKTPGVASCLKAYCSYTPNDLNTLENAAWDSLILNRASTDLDAIHVVGEGATEAVSKNRKITIELTRVVWKMPIIRVSDKEKLRLIKVVDSCKTLSCAFRTWDLCEYPILPRNTSHSWTVKSSNLLEKPRFVLFGLQTDRKKNIEIDAGRFDHCQLKNLKVHLNSEVYPYEDFRADFKNNTTSILYKAYADFQKSYYEKEYSEPLLSKHIFQNYSPIIVVDLSCQNDNVKSSTVDLRIEFETDTVIPEKTTAYCLILHDQIINYSPFSGEVRKL; from the exons ATGCGCTATGAAATAAACGgaatagaaattcaaaaattaaaaacacctgGAGTTGCATCTTGCTTGAAAGCATATTGTTCGTATACTCCAAACGATTTGAATACGTTGGAGAACGCTGCTTGGGACTCG CTGATTTTAAATCGCGCATCTACCGACCTGGATGCGATACACGTTGTTGGCGAGGGCGCAACCGAAGCAGtctcaaaaaatagaaaaattacaattgaacTTACTAGGGTGGTGTGGAAAATGCCTATTATCAGAGTTagtgataaagaaaaattaaggttgATAAAAGTGGTAGATTCGTGTAAAACACTATCATGTGCGTTCAGAACCTGGGATCTCTGCGAATATCCTATTCTCCCTAGAAATACCTCACATTCGTGGACGGTAAAGTCCAGCAACTTGTTAGAAAAACCGAGGTTTGTGTTATTCGGATTACAAacagatcgaaaaaaaaatattgaaatagacGCTGGACGCTTTGATCACTGtcaactaaaaaatcttaaggTTCACTTAAATTCTGAAGTGTATCCATATGAAGACTTTCGtgctgattttaaaaataatacaactagtATACTGTATAAGGCCTATGCAGActttcaaaaatcatattatgagaAAGAGTATAGTGAACCTTTAttgtcaaaacatatttttcaaaactattcaCCAATCATCGTTGTTGATTTATCGTGTCAAAACGATAATGTGAAGTCGTCAACCGTAGACCtacgtattgaatttgaaacTGATACCGTTATTCCGGAAAAAACTACAGCGTATTGCTTAATATTACATGaccagattataaattatagcccGTTTAGTGGCGAagttagaaaattgtaa
- the LOC132939526 gene encoding uncharacterized protein LOC132939526, whose product MHQGLYCKRVLEKFNMTEAKSVQIPADPQHSLDDKQQNTNLTSKVPYREAVGSLLYLSQITRPDITFSVNLVSRYIEDPKEQHWTAVKRILKYLKGTINFGLVFSSRQKLMLKGYSDADYAGDLDTRRSTSG is encoded by the exons ATGCACCAAGGGTTGTATTGTAAAAGAGTATTGGAGAAGTTCAATATGACTGAAGCAAAATCAGTTCAAATACCAGCAGACCCTCAACATTCATTAGATGACAagcaacaaaatactaatttaactagtaaagtcccatatcgtgaagcagtcggaagcttattatatctcagtcagattacaagaccggacataactttttcagtaaatctagttagtagatacatcgaggatccaaaggaacaacactggacagcagtgaaacgaattttaaaatatttaaagggaactattaattttggattggtatttagttctagacaaaaactcatgttaaaaggatacagtgatgctgactatgcaggtgacttggatacaagaagatcaacatcagg gtga
- the LOC132938799 gene encoding uncharacterized protein LOC132938799 yields MKKFIKLFTKDEIFGKVKCYMDSVEWQKQGLPHCHLLFWLERKIQPDEIDSVIVAELPNKQNDPILYDIVTKNMVHGPCGEHNLTAPCMKNGICTKKYPRRFVNDTQTGEDGYPVYRRCDAENGGQSNTLNIRESTFNIDNRWIVPYSPLLCRTFNAHINVEYCHSVQAIKYICKYINKGSDQANFSVKNPNDEVENYVNGRY; encoded by the coding sequence atgaaaaaattcataaaattattcacAAAAGATGAAATATTCGGCAAAGTGAAATGTTACATGGACAGTGTGGAGTGGCAGAAGCAGGGTTTACCTCACTGTCATTTGCTGTTTTGGCTAGAAAGAAAAATACAGCCAGACGAAATTGATAGTGTCATAGTTGCAGAACTGCCCAACAAACAAAACGACCCGATATTGTACGATATCGTGACTAAAAATATGGTGCACGGTCCATGCGGAGAGCATAACTTAACAGCACCATGTATGAAAAACGGTATCTGCACAAAAAAGTACCCGCGACGTTTCGTAAACGATACCCAAACCGGAGAGGACGGATATCCAGTTTATCGTCGTTGTGACGCCGAAAATGGAGGCCAGAGCAATACGTTAAATATCAGAGAAAGTACTTTCAACATTGATAATAGGTGGATTGTCCCTTATTCTCCATTATTGTGTAGGACGTTTAACGCGCACATAAATGTCGAGTACTGCCACTCAGTTCAGGCCATCaaatacatttgtaaatatataaataaaggaTCTGACCAAGCTAATTTTAGTGTCAAAAACCCAAACGATGAGGTGGAAAACTATGTAAATGGCCGGtattaa
- the LOC132938798 gene encoding P2X purinoceptor 7-like — protein MSIIPYYFEPLVTDVDNYDYLENEESVVSYNDRAKLAVTDWCSCGKCEKQINDRECVCSFELANIFKMCTHNECITKNASFSKIILDEDVLKITRQYKISKTKNKTKKRSLQSATMENKAWRYICYKQFTLWVNSWMTIGRGNRVVIPSCVVTKIRERCPEENGLYIGFQNP, from the exons atgtctataattCCGTACTATTTTGAGCCTTTGGTTACCGATGTTGATAACTATGATTATTTGGAAAACGAAGAATCAGTAGTTAGTTACAACGATAGAGCTAAATTAGCTGTAACAGATTGGTGCTCGTGTGgaaaatgtgaaaaacaaataaatgatcGTGAATGTGTTTGTTCTTTTGAACTtgcgaatatttttaaaatgtgtacacaCAATGAGTGTATAACAAAAAATGcctcattttcaaaaattatattagatgAAGACGTTTTGAAAATTACCAGACAATACAAGATTTCAAAAAcaaagaataaaacaaaaaaaagaagtttaCAATCAGCTACTATGGAAAATAAAGCATGGCGATATATTTGCTACAAACAGTTTACACTTTGGGTTAATTCATGGATGACAATTGGAAGAG ggAATAGAGTTGTTATTCCATCATGTGTGGTCACAAAAATTCGTGAACGTTGTCCTGAAGAAAACGGATTATATATTGGTTTTCAAAACCCGTAA